In Juglans regia cultivar Chandler chromosome 13, Walnut 2.0, whole genome shotgun sequence, the DNA window GAAAGGCACAGCCACAAACAGCATCAGACCAAGCCATTGGAACTCTTCCACAGGACCAGCTTTCTTTTTGGCACTCTCAAATAGCATGTCAAGGAACCGAGATGCAGACCGGTTCTTCCCAGCGAGAAAAGATGCAAATTTCTTCAAATATAGTATGATGATAGGCACAGAAACCATGTTCCTGCAGTTATAGCCCAaatgtttgttaattttaaactcATCAAGCTGCCAATTTACTGAAATTAATATGCCTTGCACCAATAACACACGGACAGGCTTAGACACAACAATATCACTAATACAAAAACATTCAACATCAACTATAAGCTCAAATTATACCAAGTGGGCTTAAGGGCACCGTGAAAAGTATGAGACAAAGATAAATATTCCAGAAAATTAAGTGCCTTTCTTCTCATATCACCATAAATTAAAAGCTCAACCAAACGTCTTGAGAGGTACTGAACAAACCAAAGTGATAAAGCAAggatcaaataaaaatttcaagaacATCCAACTAGAGTTTCagaaatgaaattttgagaataagGGAAAAGATTAACCCGAGAATGGATAGGACGGTTAGGAGAACAGGTTTGAGTTGCATCCAATAACCAACAGGAATAGCCCCACGAAGCTCAAGCACAGGAAGGGTAGCGAGTGCAAAAACAATGGCCTCATCAGGCCAGCCTGAACTCCGAAGCTTACTCGCAATCTTCAGTCCAAAGCTCGAGGCTCTAATTGAATCACTAGCAGCATTAGCATCCCCAGAAGCCGCAAACCAAGCCAGGGATACAGAGGCCCagaatattacaaataataGCAATTTGACCGGCCGTTCCTCGAAGGACGGCAGAGTCCCATTCTCCTCAACTGCGTCAAAAACCCCATCTGAAGAAGCTCTTTTCACAAGAAGAGGGCCAAAATGGTGGGAAGCTTGAAAGGTTACGTGCAAGCCTGATTTGAAAGGATGTTGTTTGGTGGGAACAATGGAGGAACGGTCATGGTTGAGAGTAAATTTTAGGTGGGTCTTTGGAGTAGAGAATGTTGAGGTTAATGATGATGCTGATGAAGGTAGAGAGGCAGCCATTGCTAAGAGAAAGACAGAGAAGAGTTGGCGGCAGGCTTACAATTTACAGAACTTTCTTTCAGCTCCATAAACTGAAGCAATTGAAGACGTTGACCGTTTGAGACGCAGTGAAATTGTGGAAAGTGGAAAGTGGAAAGAgataataataaacaaacaaacaaacaaacaaacaaacgagGAGGAATAATCGAGGTTCAGTTTAGAGAAAAATGGGAAAGCCTTTCGGGTTTCTGATAGGGCGGGCAAAGCGATAGGAAAAAGAGGGCGAGCCAAGGGAATTGGCGAATGGGGTTCATGCATTGTAGAGCGTTTAGAGTAAGAATAATGATAAGGTTAGTACcatattactattcatttattatttttttatatttaattatttttttatttttttattttacttaatgattaaaaaaatgtgtattaataaatatatatattttttaattttttattaataattaaagatattaaaaaaatacttaaaaaaataaaaataaaaaacttaaaatatcatttaatagtaaataaataataatagaatagtaAACCTAGAGTAATACAAGTACAAGTAAACAAGAAGGAGTTATGAACTTATGATTACCGAACCCTCAGAttcaagaaagaaataattgcCGATTAAATCAATGTAGTTCAGTTTTGTCGGGGCAAAGGCACGTGCCCAAACAATGAAAtgcaaaatgataaatttatagttttttttataattatttttttaagtttaggatatttatataaagtttgaaattttttattagaatagtacatttaaattaaagaaataatttgaaatgCGATTATAGAGAGAATTTTATTCGGGTTTATgagaattttcagaaaaatattctcaattaatttcatctcatcattctaatttttttaaatttacatataaaatataataaataatttaattttttcaaattttaaaataataataatattaaaaaataatattataagaatattttattcaattcatttaaaatcatcctatttcatcttaacattcaaacaagcCTTCTTTTGAGCATGGTTGGCAACTATAAAATCTTTATCTGAGTTGGCATGTTTGGCAAGcataaacttttcaaaattttttaacatttctcaaacttttctCGTAACTTCGTTTTGAACCacaaaaatttttctatttcaaaagtttgaccttttatataatcattactcaaaaaaaaaattaatacaattttaaattgtaagatttgatttataatatttaaattttaaaatttactttttaaattaaattatgctacATAAACCATATTTAGGATAAAGAccttaaaataacattactaagATATTCTTGATATGCAAACATCAACTTGGATCAATTATTAAACAATTCTAAATTCGATTTCAATCTTCAAGTTTCAAATCTAGGAGAAAGTAAAAATGCCATCAGCATGCGTCTGATTGACCGTGCTGTCTTCGAAAGTCATAAAGTCTTAAAAATACGGGTCTTGCTAGTCGGCGGCCCAGCTCTTATTGCTAGCCGTGACCGCtagctcattttctttttttaaaaaatatttaaaaaaattacgcaAATTCACtagtaataatttttaaaaaaattaaaaagttaaaaattaaaatttactaaTGATCaaacttggaaaaaaattagcattttcttaaaaataaaagaagggcGATGCTACTCTACCCCTAAGGTGCCCCTAATTTGCCTTCtagagcaatttttttttaaagggccATTCTACTGTTCTGATTAGCTCTTAATGTTGTAGCAGTTACTGCAATCTGaccttttttcaaaatttttttaatatttaaaaagagtaCTTCTATACGGCTGCCTACACAGCACACCTTAGgtggaatttcttttttttttttttttgacctaATTACTAAAACATGCGTTTTGGTGAGATTGTAAAAAGCTTTCCAACCACCCCTCCATTCGTCCATTCGAAATCTTTTGCATCCCCTGCCATTAGAAATCTTCTCCAGGCCCCTCTCCTTTCCGGTGCTCCAGCACCCTTTGTGTGTGCTCCACCGCGCCAGCATACTCCTTCGTGTTCTCTCTTAACCACCGACGAAAGCTTCGTCGCCGCCAAAAACCTGTTCAAAGCTTTCATTTTTTACAGATTGACCAAGATCGGCCTCAGATTGTGTTGCccagctttctctctctcaatttaaatttcttttcattagattttgcttcaaatatttgttattttctgaaaactatGACCTCAAAGAAAATGTATTTGCTTTAAGCTCTATTTCAATGGCTTCCTCTGCATTTGTAACGGTGCTCAATGGGTAAAGCTAATATCTTTCATGTCTTACTCAGGATTCCCAAGAAGTCATTGTGAAAACTAGTgcttcttttctatttctacaaattataaaattttaagtttgGTACATATTGAGACTTAGGGTAGTTATGAGTGTTGAtgttgttattttgaatatCGAAGCTTGAAATGTTTCTCCACAATTGAAGCTTATGAGGTTTTTTTGTGTCACGAGATGTTATTTTGGAACATTAGGATTGGTAGTTGTTCTTTTAGAGTGAGGGTGAAGTTCCAGATTTTTAATAGGCAGAACCATTGTCGTGGCTTGTCATTGTAAAATTTCCAATACATGAGTATGTTATGTAGATGATCTCAATATAAGAAAATAGTAAATTAAATGGAAATGATTAGAATGAACTGTGTTGAGTGTAATATGATTTTTGTAATGAATTGAAGCTGTTtgtgaaatgaaaattatattgataagctacagagtttcttttttttgcacaaatctaaaagtttttttttcctataacaagTACACAATTTTCATCTACAATAACTAGCTGGAACCAATTGAAAGTGGACGTTAGTTTCCTCAAAAGTTTCTAGCTAGAGCTTGAGATGTTTCCACCTCCAATTTCTATCCTCTCTGTTGTTTGTGTCTTTGTTGCCCATCTATTACTTTCCTGAATTTTTGCATAAATGCATTGAAGgtgttaaatgaaaatatagacTCTCTTGTTCTTaccctcaattttttttctattacattAAAATGATATCTTTTGTAACATACCAGTTTTGGTTTTAgggtatataagtaatttttctagtaaactttttattttagaatttatattactatgattatagttttatcagaatttatatttactttatctttatatttttctattatagttGTTATTTAAGATTTGTTAGAGTTTCGATTTAATAAGGTTTTCTAAAGCGTATCAGATTATGTATACTAcggtttttgttttgaaatttaaagtttaatttttccTCTAGTCACTGAACCTCATCTCGTTGTTAGCCTCTGTTTAAACACTTCAAACCGCCAAACCCGTATGTTTCTCAGTGATTTTCGCTAACATCCTAGTGGAAAACCAACTCTGTTGCCGAGTATCTTCCTACGCATGCACGTCTCCACTCTCTTGCACGTGCACGTCTCTACTCTTCCAgggtttctcttatttttctctatcattctACCACTATAAAATTATGCTTACCCATACATGAGAGGAGAAACTTGTGAGCCGCGAGATTCCCCTGTTTCTGAAATACCCGAGTATCAACATTTTCGTTTGAGCCGTAAGTTTTGCCCGAGTCAGTGCCGTCGCCCTTCTCCTCAGTAGCCACCTCTAGAGGCGCCAAACCCCTCTCCGACGACACAGAAGCCATCGACCCGCAGCCCCCGTCAAGCCACTCATTTTTCTGGTAAGGCCTCGGCCGCCACtaaccttttctctctctcttttgtttcggTCTAGTAGTtcctctctctaactctctctttctctctcactcggTGCGGCACCACCATGTCCCTCCAGTCGCGTCGCCGGTCACTCCCAGCCACCAACGCTGCCATCGCCTCagccctctctcggtgagctcCTCCATCGCAGACCCTCCCTCTCTCAAACTCTGTTTTGCCTTGTTTTGGTGTAGCCGTGTTTCGGGTTCTAGAAAGAACCCTTAGTTCCTGATGGGCCgtgggccttaggcccgtatgaggGTGGATGggcttattttcttttgtttgggcccatgtagtattattattattatgggccAGAGATTTGACTTTTACAGATTTTAATAATCTTTAATGGACTTGTATTAATTTgagttcatcttattttatttcaataattgttttagtgatttttattgagtttagtattcctagttgagtttatttttattaaataaatatattagttaaaggttcattttataagaaagtgtttaaagaattggaaatatatttttaggtatacttttaagtctaatattttagttaatatttcctttgtcaagttagtaagattttaataaaattactaagttaagaatttaatggaatttattaggtttcttataagatttaaataattatgttaagaaatgaaacttagtttaagaatttaagtttttatgaattattttaaaatagctcaagtatttccactaaattataaattagtatttttaagtaatttaaatactaggaattattgattttagtgttaaacaaaatatttgtttgactatcttttagaattccaaatttagttaagtaagatattagtatttatttatttgtttccgaaccatttagtgatagttatttattgtatataggtctcaagttacgaagtattattcaagaagaaatgtagcgaggtaagtaatttgatcataaattaggatcatcacagttagcttatatgtatgtattattcaagtcagttcattgacagccattatttatgaaccgctcatgtcatatgcaaacatgtcatccagcatagtaTACGATCATGTAATTTCGCATCATgtttcaaattcagaaattataattatgtatgtattatgtcatgcatctcatgtgtataagacacgtaaacCATCTTAAATttaagtgtaagataagatcagatcagttaataaaatgatcattcagatgcatggtaccaatgcagttcagtttcagggtggtgtgcaagccacgaactcagccgtgatccaccatagtatgctagaatactatcagcggtcCCCCTTGCTGCAGCATGATGtagggccggtgcacaaccttgcacacagggttaagtgtgttggccagtcagataaatcagtcagttagttcagataaatcagtcatacatagcataagcattagtatgaacagtcatgaattttaagctcagcatgaaagttcttatgaaaatcttatgtttattacgattacgttatgatagatttcttacattttagtttattttcatgtttttaaccacccaggtgaagatgatgattacgagcaggcaggccaggagtaaaaggagcatttatttttagttcagactttctaaaataaaacatgtcttttatgacatgaatttattcagtttattcatttaatattttttggaagacaattttattagaccttttatttcaaaataaatttcagtttatttttcaattatgaaattagataatCTCTTACcgggtttattttcataaaaaatacgtgacacacctagtcTACGGGAAGTGGGTGTTACATCTTTAGactttaatgaaggaatattCGATTTTTATTAAGTCATGAAAGGATATCTATTTTTTAgtaagagggagagaaaataaatatgtaaaaataggataataaattttaagaaataaagattaaataacaatttttttaacaaaactgtgtttttgcacttatttatataaatagttCTACATTTGGATTAACTCATTCTACACAAATACAAGCAATGATGATTTTGTTATATAtcaagaactccaaaaaaatagacaaatctaatgtttttcatcttaaatttttcatctttcaGGTAAGAAATCATCTTGGTCTTATTTTGTATCCATATATCTCACATACTCCTTACAATTAAGAGATCTTGAATTTGTGTATGTGTCATTCTTAGTTGTAATAGCCTGAT includes these proteins:
- the LOC108981625 gene encoding uncharacterized protein LOC108981625, with the translated sequence MAASLPSSASSLTSTFSTPKTHLKFTLNHDRSSIVPTKQHPFKSGLHVTFQASHHFGPLLVKRASSDGVFDAVEENGTLPSFEERPVKLLLFVIFWASVSLAWFAASGDANAASDSIRASSFGLKIASKLRSSGWPDEAIVFALATLPVLELRGAIPVGYWMQLKPVLLTVLSILGNMVSVPIIILYLKKFASFLAGKNRSASRFLDMLFESAKKKAGPVEEFQWLGLMLFVAVPFPGTGAWTGAMIASILEMPFWSGVSANFCGVVLAGLLVNLLVNLGVKYAIVTGVILFFISTFMWSILRNLKKSSSSPK